From Humisphaera borealis, the proteins below share one genomic window:
- a CDS encoding response regulator — protein sequence MQMEPVHIILTEDDDGHASLVERNLRRAGVANGFTRLRDGQEALDYFHGPDAKTASENAASNCVLLLDINMPRVDGVEVLRRLKSDSRTATLPVIMLTTTDDPREVERCYQLGCNVYITKPVEYEPFVDAVKRLGFFLQVVKLPAGAAGDA from the coding sequence ATGCAAATGGAACCAGTACACATCATCCTGACAGAAGACGACGACGGGCATGCCTCGTTGGTCGAACGTAATCTCCGCCGCGCCGGCGTCGCCAATGGATTCACCCGACTGCGGGACGGCCAGGAAGCGCTGGACTACTTTCACGGCCCCGACGCCAAGACGGCATCCGAGAACGCCGCCAGCAATTGCGTGCTGCTCCTGGATATCAACATGCCGCGGGTGGACGGCGTGGAAGTTTTGCGACGACTGAAGTCCGATTCGCGCACGGCTACCCTGCCGGTCATCATGCTGACCACCACGGACGACCCGCGCGAAGTCGAAAGGTGCTATCAGCTCGGCTGTAACGTCTACATCACCAAGCCGGTGGAGTACGAGCCTTTCGTGGACGCCGTGAAGCGGCTCGGTTTCTTCCTGCAGGTCGTGAAACTTCCGGCCGGTGCGGCCGGTGACGCTTAG
- a CDS encoding sensor histidine kinase yields MTLLKKGLLLIAVPLLFQLVFIFLMNRSLSDAAEAEKMALHTKDVLVQAQTAYSDIVMAQSAARGYIITSNPTFGTEAEGLLDTALNTFKGLSKLVSDNPVQTSRAKAVLGSAQSLDTWIRQMMVLVRAARRDQAVSQVIAFEGKSRMDRLRAELDEFIREEGRLEAQRLGALHAARTSQRWMIGGGVFGATLVTCFVAYVFSRGVSRRVSVVTANAEALAEGQPLAGRLPGGDEIARLDAVMHETARRLSEGVEAERRYKAELEKRATELSAANESLRQQTQENEMFVYSVSHDLRSPLVNLQGFSQELAHAGADLRSTLSDDRVPPDIRKRVDRLLEADVVDSIRFIQSAVTRSASIIDALLRLSRAGRVEYRLQTVDVQSTVARVVDAMANTIEGKSARVVVGDLPPCRGDPAAVEQIFGNLIGNAVNYLDPARPGVVEVGTAGESGVLRHGKMTYYVRDNGLGIPAAYLGKVFVAFQRLHGDIAKGEGIGLALVRRAVERHGGEIWVESTEGVGTTFYLALPPDAGSEAPLPVAAAAEHSETPRV; encoded by the coding sequence ATGACCCTCCTCAAAAAAGGCCTGTTGCTGATAGCGGTCCCGCTGCTGTTCCAGCTGGTCTTTATCTTCCTCATGAATCGGTCGCTGTCGGACGCCGCCGAAGCCGAAAAAATGGCTTTGCACACCAAGGACGTTCTGGTGCAAGCCCAGACTGCCTATAGCGATATCGTCATGGCGCAGTCGGCGGCGCGGGGGTACATCATTACTTCGAATCCGACGTTCGGCACTGAGGCAGAAGGACTTCTTGACACTGCCCTGAACACGTTCAAAGGCCTGTCGAAACTGGTCTCGGACAACCCGGTGCAGACGTCCCGGGCCAAGGCCGTCCTGGGCAGTGCGCAGTCGCTCGATACGTGGATCCGCCAGATGATGGTCCTGGTACGGGCGGCCCGGCGCGACCAGGCCGTCTCGCAGGTCATCGCATTCGAGGGAAAAAGCCGGATGGACCGGCTTCGAGCCGAACTCGACGAGTTCATCCGGGAGGAGGGGCGGCTCGAGGCCCAGCGATTGGGCGCCTTGCATGCCGCCCGAACGAGCCAGCGTTGGATGATCGGGGGCGGCGTGTTCGGCGCCACGCTCGTCACCTGCTTCGTTGCTTACGTCTTCAGCAGGGGTGTGTCTCGCCGCGTTTCGGTCGTGACCGCCAACGCCGAGGCGCTGGCCGAAGGCCAGCCACTGGCCGGTCGCCTGCCCGGCGGGGACGAGATCGCCCGGCTCGATGCGGTCATGCACGAGACCGCACGCCGGCTGTCCGAAGGCGTAGAGGCCGAGCGGCGGTACAAGGCCGAGCTCGAGAAGCGAGCCACCGAATTGAGCGCCGCCAACGAAAGCCTGCGGCAGCAGACGCAGGAGAACGAAATGTTCGTTTACAGCGTCAGCCACGACCTGCGGTCGCCGTTGGTGAACCTGCAGGGCTTCAGCCAGGAACTGGCTCATGCCGGCGCAGACCTGCGATCCACGCTTTCCGACGACCGCGTGCCGCCCGACATCCGCAAACGCGTCGACCGGCTCCTCGAGGCCGATGTGGTGGACTCGATCCGATTCATCCAGTCGGCGGTCACCCGGTCGGCTTCGATTATCGACGCTCTTCTGCGCCTGTCGCGGGCGGGTCGGGTGGAGTATCGGCTTCAGACCGTCGATGTGCAGTCCACGGTCGCCCGCGTCGTCGACGCGATGGCCAACACCATCGAAGGCAAGTCTGCTCGCGTCGTCGTCGGAGATCTGCCCCCCTGCCGTGGCGACCCGGCGGCGGTCGAGCAAATCTTCGGCAACCTGATCGGCAATGCCGTCAACTATCTGGACCCTGCTCGGCCCGGCGTGGTGGAAGTCGGCACCGCCGGCGAATCCGGCGTTCTCCGCCACGGAAAGATGACCTACTATGTCCGGGATAACGGCCTGGGCATTCCCGCCGCATACCTCGGGAAGGTGTTCGTCGCGTTCCAGCGCCTGCACGGCGACATCGCCAAGGGTGAAGGGATCGGCCTGGCGCTGGTGCGTCGTGCGGTCGAACGCCACGGCGGAGAAATCTGGGTCGAATCCACCGAAGGCGTCGGTACGACCTTCTATCTCGCGCTGCCGCCCGACGCCGGCAGCGAGGCCCCGCTCCCGGTTGCTGCCGCCGCCGAGCATTCCGAAACGCCACGCGTTTGA
- the fliM gene encoding flagellar motor switch protein FliM has product MADVLDQSEVDALLAAVDTSQASNGPPPQVFSSGGTSSVEVHVYDFKRPERVSKDQMRALEALHEGFGRNFGAALSGYLRTIVEVSVAHIEQLTYSEFIHSLPNPTCFNLVKAEQLDGQMCLEISPLIIYPIIDRLLGGSNADLFIPQRPLTQIEQRLVQRITDRAMQHLSEAWTNLTPVTFSVSDFESNPQLVLIVPPNETVVVVSFELKMGNRAGTMSLCIPYNVIEPVIGLLNQQNWFSYQRKGSQDEHLRKLTRNVSNAPIELRAFLAATTMTLNELMSLQVGDVITTEKPIEKEILIQVEGRNKFLGQVGRLRGSKAVQITRLCQDATEGLRAEALSAAAGSASGTPGS; this is encoded by the coding sequence ATGGCTGACGTACTTGACCAGTCCGAAGTCGACGCGCTTCTTGCCGCTGTCGATACCTCCCAGGCCTCCAACGGCCCGCCTCCGCAGGTCTTCTCTTCCGGCGGCACGTCCTCGGTCGAAGTTCACGTTTACGATTTCAAACGTCCCGAACGCGTCAGCAAAGATCAGATGCGGGCGCTCGAGGCGCTGCACGAGGGTTTCGGCCGAAATTTTGGAGCCGCGCTGTCCGGCTACCTCCGCACGATCGTGGAAGTTTCCGTCGCCCACATCGAGCAGCTCACGTACTCCGAGTTTATCCATTCGCTGCCCAATCCTACGTGCTTCAATCTGGTCAAGGCCGAGCAGCTCGACGGGCAGATGTGTCTGGAAATTTCGCCGCTGATCATCTATCCGATCATCGACCGACTGCTGGGCGGGAGCAACGCCGACCTGTTCATCCCGCAGCGGCCCCTGACGCAAATCGAGCAGCGGCTGGTGCAGCGGATCACCGACCGCGCGATGCAGCACCTCTCGGAGGCCTGGACGAACCTGACGCCGGTCACGTTCAGCGTCAGCGATTTCGAGAGCAACCCGCAACTGGTGCTGATCGTCCCCCCGAACGAAACGGTCGTGGTCGTCAGCTTCGAACTCAAGATGGGCAACCGCGCCGGCACGATGAGCCTGTGCATTCCGTACAACGTGATTGAGCCGGTCATCGGGCTGCTGAATCAGCAGAACTGGTTCAGCTATCAGCGTAAGGGAAGCCAGGACGAGCACCTGCGAAAGCTCACGCGCAACGTCAGCAACGCGCCGATCGAATTGAGGGCATTCCTCGCGGCCACGACGATGACGCTCAATGAGCTCATGTCGCTGCAGGTGGGCGACGTCATCACCACCGAGAAGCCGATCGAAAAGGAAATCCTGATTCAGGTCGAGGGTCGTAACAAGTTCCTGGGGCAGGTGGGCCGGCTGCGGGGAAGCAAGGCCGTGCAGATCACCCGGCTGTGTCAGGACGCCACCGAAGGCCTGCGGGCCGAGGCGCTGAGCGCGGCGGCTGGCAGCGCCAGCGGGACACCAGGGTCATGA
- a CDS encoding CPBP family glutamic-type intramembrane protease — translation MSLLVLLPFVIVYELYAAGLIASGPVGAVRSVPHITAFLLIEDLFRLLGVVGRHLPAFALTAMLLGAHVLRNDRWRFHPAVPFAMGIEGIAWAVPLLIFGWVMARFVTLGGGGIGGEWAILCVGAGIYEEMVFRLMLASILLLILKDLVGVRTGAAVVTAVVVSGVLFALYHYLSPAEDFRLRTCLFRTGAGVYFGALFLLRGFGVTAICHMAYDIFVVGILSQA, via the coding sequence ATGAGCCTGCTGGTCCTGCTGCCGTTCGTCATCGTGTACGAACTTTACGCAGCGGGACTGATCGCGTCGGGGCCTGTGGGGGCGGTTCGATCGGTGCCTCACATCACGGCTTTCCTGCTGATCGAGGATTTGTTCCGATTGCTGGGCGTTGTCGGGCGGCACCTGCCGGCGTTCGCGCTGACCGCGATGCTGCTGGGGGCGCATGTCCTTCGCAACGATCGGTGGCGCTTTCATCCGGCCGTTCCGTTTGCGATGGGCATCGAGGGGATCGCCTGGGCTGTCCCGCTGCTGATCTTCGGCTGGGTAATGGCAAGATTCGTGACGCTGGGGGGCGGGGGAATTGGCGGGGAATGGGCGATTCTTTGCGTTGGCGCTGGGATTTACGAGGAAATGGTGTTCCGGCTGATGCTCGCGTCGATCCTACTGCTGATCCTGAAGGACCTCGTCGGCGTACGAACGGGGGCTGCGGTGGTGACGGCTGTAGTCGTCAGTGGGGTGCTCTTTGCACTGTATCATTACCTGAGTCCTGCTGAGGACTTCCGGCTGCGGACGTGCCTTTTTCGAACAGGGGCCGGTGTCTACTTTGGGGCACTATTTCTGCTGCGTGGATTTGGTGTAACTGCAATTTGTCACATGGCTTACGACATTTTTGTGGTGGGAATTCTGTCGCAGGCATGA
- a CDS encoding DUF2617 family protein: protein MSTNNRTKQRRSGGLSLHLYQRALHPELFKILGSEQVVRRAYEADIWLVEGGHVVTFVAGKTSLVEVIVTGNEQLPDRNLIQALQCRGERYHETTIGPNVRYMISTQEEQLTQTLYDATRHEISTYAAKRELMSAEGQFTGDAGGYLSVLDIECRSHELLVQSFHLFDDNQLVIKTQAIFEVAKEPRQN, encoded by the coding sequence ATGTCGACCAATAACAGAACCAAACAACGTCGTTCCGGAGGCCTGAGCCTTCACCTGTACCAGCGCGCCCTCCACCCGGAGCTCTTCAAGATCCTCGGGAGCGAGCAGGTCGTGCGTCGCGCTTACGAAGCCGACATCTGGCTCGTTGAAGGTGGCCATGTCGTTACGTTTGTCGCCGGCAAGACCTCACTCGTCGAAGTCATCGTCACGGGCAACGAACAGCTTCCCGATCGCAACCTGATCCAGGCGCTTCAGTGTCGTGGTGAACGCTACCACGAGACAACGATCGGTCCTAATGTGCGCTACATGATCAGCACCCAGGAAGAGCAGCTGACCCAGACGCTGTACGACGCAACACGCCATGAAATCAGCACTTACGCGGCCAAGCGTGAGCTGATGAGCGCCGAAGGACAGTTCACCGGCGACGCCGGCGGTTACCTCAGCGTTCTCGATATCGAATGCCGCAGCCACGAACTGCTCGTCCAGAGCTTCCACCTGTTTGACGACAACCAGCTGGTCATCAAGACGCAGGCCATCTTCGAAGTCGCCAAAGAGCCGCGACAGAACTGA